One genomic window of Polyangiaceae bacterium includes the following:
- a CDS encoding WYL domain-containing protein: protein MPRAERLLELADTLRGRDTSTVGELAEELGVSRRTILRDLRALRERGLPISGDVGPGGGVRLDADRGLAAVHLSLAEIVAVWLGARLSQAASDLPWGDAAGSAMAKLLGSLPAPKARALRALCRRVIVGDPASAAVRASAGTTPTELLRLFEEAFSAGLGLGFGYVDRDGQVTSRRIEPHGLLVQSPVWYLLARDVEKDQPRMFRMDRIARPRILRDVTFKPDLNVIQALLPDCEDWRPLTGRLTR from the coding sequence ATGCCGCGGGCCGAGAGGTTGTTGGAGTTGGCTGACACGCTGCGCGGTCGAGACACTTCAACCGTCGGCGAACTCGCGGAAGAACTTGGGGTGAGTCGGCGCACGATCCTGCGCGATCTGCGGGCCTTACGCGAGCGAGGCTTGCCCATCAGTGGCGATGTGGGGCCGGGCGGTGGTGTGCGGCTGGACGCGGATCGTGGGCTTGCGGCGGTCCACCTCTCCCTCGCTGAGATCGTCGCGGTCTGGCTCGGCGCGCGGCTCTCCCAGGCGGCGAGCGACTTGCCCTGGGGAGACGCAGCTGGCTCCGCGATGGCGAAGTTGCTGGGGAGCCTCCCGGCGCCGAAAGCGCGGGCACTGCGCGCGCTGTGTCGTCGGGTGATCGTCGGTGACCCGGCGAGTGCTGCGGTGCGCGCGAGCGCAGGAACAACGCCGACGGAGTTGCTCCGACTCTTCGAGGAGGCGTTTTCCGCTGGGCTCGGACTGGGCTTCGGTTACGTCGACCGAGACGGCCAGGTGACCAGTCGTCGAATCGAACCCCATGGACTCTTGGTGCAGTCCCCGGTTTGGTACCTGCTCGCCCGCGACGTCGAGAAGGACCAGCCGCGGATGTTCCGCATGGATCGGATAGCGCGACCGCGCATCTTGCGTGACGTGACCTTCAAGCCCGACCTCAACGTGATTCAGGCGTTGCTACCAGACTGCGAGGATTGGCGTCCACTCACCGGGCGCCTGACAAGGTGA
- a CDS encoding NAD(P)H-binding protein: protein MSYLITGATGTVGSLVTRRLIDRGERPAVLVRDAKKARKLFGDRVSIRVGDLADISGALTDVREVFLVNSGPDLDIRDRAAAFAAKAAGVRHLVKLSTLDVSSGVGTGSWHARGEEAIRESGVGFTFIRSSAFMSNALSWAEAIQHDGVLRMSTGDGRIAFIHPRDIADVVVNALTTRAHDNQALVITGPQALTYAEMASQIGQAIGKRVGFEAISDEEARPDFEGPFADALVEIWRAIREGRLATRTEGVQQVLGREPIPFAQWAEENRAAFKRRGTTRGK from the coding sequence GTGAGCTACCTCATCACGGGCGCCACGGGGACCGTGGGTTCGCTCGTCACCCGGCGCCTGATCGATCGAGGTGAGCGCCCTGCGGTCTTGGTGCGCGATGCGAAGAAAGCGCGGAAGCTGTTCGGCGACCGCGTTTCGATCCGGGTTGGCGATCTCGCGGACATCTCGGGCGCGCTGACGGATGTTCGCGAAGTCTTTCTGGTCAACAGCGGCCCGGATCTGGACATCAGAGATCGCGCCGCTGCGTTCGCCGCGAAAGCAGCGGGAGTGCGTCACCTGGTGAAGCTCTCGACGCTGGACGTGAGCAGCGGAGTGGGTACAGGCAGCTGGCACGCCCGCGGGGAAGAGGCGATCCGTGAGAGCGGCGTTGGGTTCACATTCATCCGCTCCTCGGCGTTCATGTCCAACGCACTGAGCTGGGCGGAGGCAATCCAGCACGACGGTGTGCTGCGCATGTCGACGGGCGACGGGAGGATCGCCTTCATCCACCCGAGGGACATCGCTGACGTGGTCGTGAACGCGCTCACCACGCGGGCTCACGACAACCAGGCGCTCGTGATCACCGGTCCTCAGGCGCTCACCTACGCGGAGATGGCCTCGCAGATCGGCCAGGCCATAGGCAAGCGAGTGGGCTTCGAAGCGATCTCGGATGAGGAAGCGCGGCCTGACTTCGAGGGCCCGTTCGCGGATGCGCTGGTTGAGATCTGGCGCGCGATCCGCGAGGGCCGGCTAGCGACGCGAACTGAAGGCGTTCAGCAAGTCCTCGGGCGCGAGCCGATCCCCTTCGCGCAGTGGGCAGAGGAAAACCGCGCAGCGTTCAAGCGTCGCGGCACGACTCGAGGCAAGTGA
- a CDS encoding TetR/AcrR family transcriptional regulator — translation MLAGSAGRACVFAPSRDASVEPMRAHRPERMRREPRQGRSRETVRAVLEAVPRVIHREGVDAVTTNRIAEAAGVSIGSLYQYFPDKRSIFSALHERHVEEVHQVIERVMAEHAGDLAEFTRALVEGLADLHATEPELHELVSEQVPEGSLGFRRALRTTFERVTSSERMLFVLPNVIEALVHGIPQRPLPLAASVREETVQTVLTCLESCRDA, via the coding sequence ATGCTCGCCGGTTCAGCGGGGCGCGCCTGCGTGTTCGCTCCGAGCAGAGATGCTAGTGTCGAGCCGATGAGAGCCCACCGCCCCGAGCGCATGCGACGTGAACCTCGCCAGGGTCGCTCGCGGGAAACCGTCCGCGCTGTCCTCGAGGCAGTGCCGCGGGTGATTCATCGCGAGGGCGTGGATGCGGTCACCACGAACCGCATCGCTGAGGCGGCGGGGGTCAGCATCGGCTCCCTCTATCAGTACTTCCCCGACAAGCGGTCCATCTTCAGTGCGTTGCATGAACGCCACGTCGAGGAGGTTCACCAAGTCATCGAGCGCGTGATGGCCGAACACGCTGGTGATCTCGCCGAGTTCACGCGCGCGCTCGTGGAAGGCCTCGCGGACTTACACGCCACAGAGCCGGAGCTCCACGAGCTGGTCTCGGAGCAAGTACCCGAAGGGTCACTCGGCTTTCGGCGCGCACTCCGCACGACCTTCGAGCGGGTGACGTCGTCGGAGCGAATGCTCTTCGTGCTGCCCAACGTGATCGAGGCGCTGGTCCACGGCATCCCCCAGCGGCCGCTACCGCTAGCCGCTTCCGTGCGGGAGGAAACGGTACAGACCGTGCTCACTTGCCTCGAGTCGTGCCGCGACGCTTGA
- a CDS encoding SGNH/GDSL hydrolase family protein encodes MRAALVGLPKDVYASERNQMFEGAKHVARTLLNDSSVTPLLDRLPLKEGSQVVVFGDSHTSDPESWATILTELLASRGVSLTINAAPGDTTTHGLIRIGQVIAQQPEWVLFLLGTNDARTQGPNPTKTLVDASESARNIIELQRRTTRETQARCLWLTPPAVNEERVANHWGLSRFGVGFRNEDVARIATSVRELDAPTIDLFSLLGTPPAAELLMDDGLHLSLAGQKRVALEALRGWSQLA; translated from the coding sequence GTGCGGGCAGCGCTCGTTGGCCTCCCGAAGGACGTCTACGCAAGCGAGCGGAACCAGATGTTCGAAGGAGCCAAGCACGTCGCGCGTACCCTACTCAATGACTCCAGCGTCACCCCGTTGCTCGATCGCCTTCCCCTGAAGGAAGGCAGCCAGGTGGTGGTGTTTGGAGACAGCCACACCTCGGATCCCGAGTCTTGGGCGACGATTTTGACTGAGCTCCTGGCCTCGCGAGGTGTGTCACTCACCATCAACGCAGCTCCTGGTGACACAACGACCCACGGTCTGATCCGCATCGGCCAGGTCATCGCGCAGCAGCCTGAATGGGTGCTGTTCTTGCTCGGAACCAATGATGCGCGCACCCAGGGTCCGAACCCGACCAAGACGCTGGTTGACGCGAGCGAATCCGCGCGGAATATTATTGAGCTACAGCGGCGTACCACGCGCGAGACCCAGGCGCGCTGCCTGTGGTTGACCCCTCCAGCGGTGAACGAGGAGCGCGTCGCGAACCACTGGGGGCTGTCGCGCTTCGGCGTTGGCTTCCGGAATGAGGACGTCGCACGCATCGCCACCAGCGTTCGGGAGCTCGACGCGCCTACGATTGATCTGTTCTCGTTGCTTGGGACACCGCCCGCTGCAGAACTCCTAATGGACGATGGCCTCCACCTGTCCTTGGCGGGTCAGAAGCGCGTCGCGCTCGAGGCGCTTCGTGGCTGGAGTCAGCTGGCGTGA
- a CDS encoding NACHT domain-containing protein produces the protein MTPPQAHFDLPASSFIGREAELRTLTLLLEQHRLVTVTGPGGMGKTRLALHLVADWRTRIATDDREHAWFVDLSACRSASQVVSAVAAALGANVGSQHGDATSNIGHRLSRLGHILVVLDNVEQVATATAPLLDAWVRGAPTARFLVTSRVALAVDGEQVVPLDPLQHDQAVALFFDRASLVRPASKDAEPAVVSRIVEAIDRMPLNIELAASRMSVLSVSELESRVGSALGVLRSPRQGERHESIQRAVLDSVALLTPPERRLFVLAATLRNGFTLEDAEAILSEQKLGCGSVLEGIHALIRASLLRVHFLPKSFSHYAYFETIREVAEQLLQSAEFQGEREAVIISHARHFASRASEVDVELQRENLLLAHKTLCNRALETGSAPLAVDSLAIAMSLEAHLFARGQARLVSELFAHILEALAPDATDECVVDASVRALLGRGSARRELGESALARTDFEEALQIATRVAEPGLAAVALTKLGELDDVASDTVRARARLDDAMKLLAQTPANDVRKQREAQVLRHLGHAHRREGALAPAVESLSESSMRFRELGCETERTAVLYELAVVQIFASRTREALNLVDEGLEIARRCDTPGMEALLLLARGSALQEMDDLDGAGADYARAAQIFADHGDRHREASALYYLGTTHLEREEPQNALAVLGQARRRIAPVGSPRYEALISAGMAGSHAALQRYGEAKQELRRAEEALSHVSHEPALSAAVAIHRSCLELASGDIAADQRPTAVAEANALVRRNPNDDSRFALRRLLVFASGGRNPEPRALVVRSDGGGFTLPGGNAVALPARSPQRLILLCLATRRVAAPGEVVSTDELIAAGWPDEQILSHAAINRLYVAVTTLRRRGLKDLLLSGGGGYLLSPAVVVRLETN, from the coding sequence ATGACCCCACCGCAAGCACACTTCGATCTGCCAGCGTCCAGCTTCATTGGCCGCGAGGCGGAGCTTCGAACGTTGACGCTCTTGCTCGAGCAGCACCGTCTGGTGACAGTCACTGGCCCCGGTGGCATGGGCAAGACGCGCCTTGCGCTTCACCTGGTTGCAGACTGGCGTACGCGGATAGCAACGGACGATCGTGAGCACGCATGGTTCGTGGATCTGTCTGCGTGCCGGAGCGCGAGTCAGGTCGTGTCAGCGGTGGCGGCCGCGCTTGGTGCCAACGTTGGCTCCCAGCATGGCGACGCCACATCCAACATCGGGCATCGTCTGAGTCGACTCGGGCACATCCTTGTGGTGCTCGACAACGTCGAGCAGGTCGCGACTGCAACCGCACCGCTGCTCGACGCATGGGTACGTGGTGCTCCGACGGCGCGATTCTTGGTGACCTCGCGCGTCGCACTCGCCGTCGATGGCGAGCAGGTCGTGCCGCTCGATCCTCTCCAGCACGATCAGGCGGTCGCATTGTTCTTCGACCGCGCGAGCCTGGTGAGGCCCGCCTCGAAGGACGCCGAACCCGCGGTGGTTAGCCGGATTGTGGAGGCCATCGACCGCATGCCACTCAACATCGAGCTCGCGGCTTCGAGAATGAGTGTCTTGTCCGTCAGCGAGCTCGAGTCCCGCGTGGGGTCGGCTCTCGGCGTTCTGCGCAGCCCACGGCAAGGAGAGCGCCACGAGTCGATTCAGCGCGCGGTACTCGACTCCGTCGCGCTGCTCACGCCACCCGAACGACGTCTCTTCGTACTCGCCGCCACGCTGCGCAACGGCTTCACCTTGGAGGACGCCGAAGCCATTCTGAGCGAGCAGAAGTTGGGATGCGGTTCAGTGCTTGAAGGGATCCATGCGCTGATTCGGGCGTCGCTCCTCAGGGTTCATTTCCTCCCGAAATCTTTCAGCCACTATGCCTACTTCGAGACTATCCGTGAAGTTGCTGAGCAGCTCCTCCAGAGCGCGGAATTCCAGGGTGAGCGCGAAGCCGTGATTATCAGTCACGCACGGCACTTCGCGAGCCGGGCATCGGAGGTCGACGTGGAGCTGCAACGAGAGAACCTGCTGCTCGCTCACAAGACGCTCTGCAACCGCGCACTCGAAACAGGTTCTGCGCCGCTTGCAGTAGACTCTCTAGCGATCGCGATGTCGCTCGAAGCACACCTATTCGCCCGCGGCCAAGCGCGCCTCGTCTCTGAGCTCTTCGCGCACATACTGGAAGCCTTGGCGCCCGACGCGACGGACGAGTGCGTCGTAGACGCAAGCGTACGCGCGCTCCTCGGCCGAGGCAGCGCGCGGCGGGAGCTCGGGGAGAGCGCCCTCGCGCGCACCGATTTCGAAGAAGCACTCCAGATCGCGACGAGAGTCGCCGAGCCGGGACTCGCCGCGGTCGCATTGACGAAGCTTGGTGAGCTGGACGACGTGGCGAGCGACACGGTGCGTGCGAGGGCACGCCTAGACGATGCGATGAAGCTGCTCGCCCAAACGCCCGCAAACGATGTAAGGAAGCAGCGGGAAGCTCAGGTGCTGCGTCACCTCGGACACGCACACCGGCGGGAAGGCGCACTTGCGCCAGCGGTCGAAAGCCTGAGCGAGTCGTCGATGCGTTTCCGGGAACTTGGATGCGAGACCGAGCGCACCGCCGTGCTCTACGAGCTCGCCGTCGTTCAGATCTTCGCGAGCCGGACGCGCGAGGCACTGAATCTGGTCGATGAGGGGCTTGAGATCGCTAGACGCTGCGACACACCAGGTATGGAAGCGCTGCTGCTCCTGGCACGCGGAAGCGCATTGCAGGAAATGGACGATCTCGATGGGGCAGGAGCAGACTACGCACGAGCCGCGCAGATCTTCGCCGACCACGGCGATCGTCATCGCGAGGCGAGCGCGCTCTACTATCTCGGCACCACGCACCTCGAGCGCGAAGAACCACAAAACGCTCTCGCTGTGCTCGGACAGGCGCGTCGACGCATTGCGCCGGTTGGATCCCCGCGGTACGAAGCGCTGATCTCCGCGGGAATGGCGGGCTCACACGCTGCACTGCAGCGCTACGGCGAGGCAAAGCAAGAACTGCGGCGAGCCGAAGAAGCTCTCTCGCACGTCTCGCACGAACCAGCGCTCAGCGCTGCGGTCGCGATTCATCGCAGCTGCCTTGAGCTCGCCTCAGGTGACATCGCAGCGGATCAGCGCCCGACCGCAGTCGCCGAGGCGAATGCGCTGGTACGCCGAAACCCAAACGACGACTCGCGGTTCGCCCTGCGAAGGCTTTTGGTGTTCGCAAGCGGGGGCCGCAACCCGGAACCTCGCGCACTGGTCGTACGCTCCGACGGGGGTGGGTTCACGTTGCCCGGAGGTAACGCAGTTGCCTTGCCGGCGCGCTCTCCGCAGCGACTCATCCTGCTTTGCTTGGCGACGCGTCGAGTCGCGGCACCCGGCGAGGTCGTGTCGACCGACGAGCTGATCGCGGCAGGTTGGCCCGATGAACAAATCTTGAGTCACGCCGCGATCAACCGCCTGTACGTCGCGGTAACGACGCTCCGACGGCGTGGGCTGAAAGATCTCCTGCTCAGCGGTGGCGGTGGCTACTTGCTCTCCCCCGCGGTCGTGGTGCGGCTAGAGACCAACTAA
- a CDS encoding NAD-dependent epimerase/dehydratase family protein translates to MQVILGASGQIGRELARTLKLEFERDLRLVSRNPRPVHASDELLSADLLDAEQTLDAVAGAETVYLTAGLPMDTASWVAHWPVMMRNVIDACAAHGTKLVFFDNTYMYPQTSEPQTEDTAFQPGGAKGKVRAAIATELLNAMSQGKLQALICRAPEFYGPGQTQSITNALVIDKLKAGKPARVFLRDDTLRSLIYTPDASRAMALLGNTPDAFGQTWHLPCDDQRLTYREFVGLAATTFGVAPRYRVLKRWQLSLAGLVNQQARDAAELLPRYEVDNLFVSDKFKGRFPDFRITSFAQGLRTIREETQAGH, encoded by the coding sequence ATGCAGGTCATTCTAGGAGCGAGTGGGCAGATCGGGCGTGAGCTTGCTCGCACATTGAAGCTCGAGTTTGAGCGGGATCTTCGCTTGGTGAGCCGCAACCCGCGCCCCGTGCACGCAAGCGACGAGCTCTTGAGTGCCGATCTACTCGATGCAGAGCAGACGCTAGACGCAGTAGCAGGCGCGGAGACGGTCTACCTCACCGCCGGGCTGCCGATGGACACGGCATCGTGGGTCGCGCACTGGCCGGTGATGATGCGCAACGTCATCGATGCCTGCGCGGCTCACGGCACCAAGCTCGTGTTCTTCGACAACACGTACATGTACCCGCAGACCAGCGAGCCGCAGACGGAAGACACCGCGTTTCAGCCAGGCGGCGCGAAAGGCAAGGTCCGAGCGGCGATCGCGACGGAGCTCCTGAATGCGATGTCTCAAGGCAAGCTCCAAGCGTTGATTTGCCGCGCGCCGGAGTTCTACGGGCCAGGTCAAACCCAGAGCATCACCAACGCGCTGGTGATCGACAAATTGAAAGCGGGAAAGCCAGCCCGAGTGTTTCTGCGCGACGACACTCTCCGCAGCCTGATCTACACCCCCGACGCAAGCCGCGCGATGGCGCTGCTCGGTAACACGCCGGATGCGTTCGGTCAGACCTGGCACCTGCCGTGCGACGATCAGCGCCTCACCTACCGCGAGTTCGTCGGGCTCGCAGCGACGACCTTCGGAGTGGCACCACGCTACCGAGTGCTGAAGCGTTGGCAGCTCTCCTTGGCGGGACTCGTGAACCAACAAGCGCGAGACGCAGCCGAACTCCTGCCGCGCTACGAGGTCGACAATCTGTTCGTCTCGGACAAGTTCAAGGGGCGCTTTCCGGACTTTCGGATCACGTCGTTCGCGCAAGGCTTGAGGACGATCCGCGAGGAAACTCAAGCAGGTCACTAA
- a CDS encoding winged helix-turn-helix transcriptional regulator, whose product MVQYSRGRLDDSFAALSDATRRGVLLQLARSDASITLLAEKFEMTLTGMKKHVSVLERAGLVTTEKVGRVRTCKLGPRSLEAESEWIERYRKLWDERFDALDALVQKLKEKESPE is encoded by the coding sequence ATGGTTCAGTATTCAAGAGGACGCCTCGACGACTCCTTCGCCGCGCTCTCCGACGCTACGAGGCGCGGCGTTCTCTTGCAGCTCGCGCGCTCGGACGCGTCGATCACGCTGCTGGCTGAGAAGTTCGAGATGACGCTGACCGGCATGAAGAAGCACGTCAGCGTGCTCGAGCGGGCCGGCCTCGTGACGACCGAGAAGGTGGGCCGTGTGCGTACGTGCAAGCTCGGGCCCCGCAGCCTCGAGGCGGAGTCGGAGTGGATCGAACGCTACCGAAAGCTCTGGGACGAGCGCTTCGATGCCCTCGACGCCCTCGTTCAGAAACTAAAAGAGAAGGAGAGTCCTGAGTGA
- a CDS encoding DUF2254 domain-containing protein, which yields MLRKRVVTKLRHWWQEMQASFWFVPTLMVVGAVALAAALIALDTTNEPQVASEWPLIFGSGADGSRALLATVAGSMVTVTGVVFSVTIVALSLTSSQYTSRVLRNFMRDRRNQVVLGVFVGIFAYCLVVLRTIHGDKDEAFVPSLAVLGALVLAFVGIAHLIFFIHHISMSIQASSIIAAAAEETISAIETLFPEKLGDGDDEELAASPDATNESGWKQLSAEKNGYLQSVDTDALLEWAHETGSIIRLERTMGDFVVEGTCLASVLQSGKQDSNATDKLNVTCVLSRLRTVEQDPTFGIRQIVDIALKALSPGVNDTTTAVICVDYLSAIFVSLSDRIFRPPHGMDDGVPRVIARGPTFAELLAEGFDEIRQSAAGNVAVLTRQLGALETLANATSNAGRRQALSKHVELVLATAEDSIALPADRVGIQAMAQRLSQALRAA from the coding sequence ATGCTAAGGAAGCGCGTGGTCACGAAACTGCGGCACTGGTGGCAGGAGATGCAGGCGAGCTTCTGGTTCGTGCCGACGCTGATGGTCGTCGGTGCGGTGGCGCTCGCCGCTGCCCTGATCGCGCTGGACACCACGAACGAGCCACAAGTGGCGAGCGAGTGGCCGCTGATCTTCGGCTCCGGCGCAGATGGCTCCCGTGCACTGTTAGCCACGGTAGCGGGTTCGATGGTGACGGTGACCGGCGTCGTGTTCTCCGTGACCATCGTCGCGCTCTCCCTGACCTCAAGTCAGTACACGTCGCGGGTGCTCCGGAACTTCATGCGCGACCGACGAAACCAGGTGGTGCTGGGGGTCTTCGTCGGCATCTTTGCCTATTGCTTGGTCGTGCTGCGGACGATCCACGGCGACAAGGACGAGGCGTTCGTTCCATCCCTCGCTGTCCTCGGAGCGCTGGTGCTCGCGTTCGTCGGCATCGCGCACCTGATCTTCTTCATCCACCACATCTCGATGTCGATCCAGGCGTCGAGCATCATCGCGGCTGCGGCCGAGGAAACGATCAGCGCTATCGAGACGCTGTTCCCGGAGAAGCTGGGGGATGGCGACGACGAGGAACTTGCGGCGAGTCCGGACGCGACCAACGAGAGCGGCTGGAAGCAACTTTCCGCAGAGAAAAATGGATACCTACAGAGCGTCGACACCGACGCGCTGCTGGAGTGGGCGCACGAGACCGGTTCCATCATCCGTCTGGAACGCACGATGGGTGACTTCGTGGTCGAAGGCACCTGTCTCGCCTCGGTTCTTCAGTCAGGCAAGCAAGACTCCAACGCCACGGACAAGCTGAACGTGACTTGCGTGCTGAGCCGCCTGAGGACCGTAGAACAAGACCCCACGTTCGGCATTCGACAGATCGTAGACATCGCCTTGAAGGCTTTGTCGCCCGGTGTGAACGACACCACCACCGCGGTGATCTGCGTCGACTACCTCAGCGCGATCTTCGTGAGCTTGAGCGACCGCATCTTCAGGCCGCCTCATGGCATGGACGACGGCGTGCCCAGAGTCATCGCGCGCGGCCCGACCTTCGCGGAACTCTTGGCCGAAGGATTCGACGAAATCAGGCAGAGCGCCGCGGGCAACGTCGCCGTGCTGACGCGGCAACTGGGCGCGCTGGAAACGCTGGCGAACGCGACCTCGAACGCCGGTCGCAGGCAAGCCCTGAGCAAACACGTGGAGCTCGTGCTCGCGACCGCCGAAGACTCGATCGCTCTCCCCGCGGATCGGGTTGGGATCCAAGCCATGGCACAGCGCCTGTCCCAGGCGCTGCGTGCGGCTTGA
- a CDS encoding WHG domain-containing protein yields MQMLEKREPFSLRAVARQADVSRTAPYRHFADRAELESALAVEGFRALKAHLLKRGEPASTAALAELGVAYVEFALKRPNLFQLMFGNQCDTSDVERVRATTELHELLAVGLAKVFPEADATALATACWSLVHGLACLHLDGKLPTTPRTAVAPRVRGAIEAIFALPSKQ; encoded by the coding sequence ATGCAGATGCTCGAGAAGCGCGAGCCGTTTTCGTTGAGAGCCGTCGCGCGCCAGGCAGATGTGTCGCGGACGGCGCCGTATCGGCACTTCGCGGATCGCGCGGAGCTCGAGTCGGCACTTGCGGTGGAGGGCTTTCGGGCGTTGAAGGCGCACCTCTTGAAGCGCGGCGAGCCAGCTTCCACGGCCGCCCTAGCTGAGCTCGGAGTTGCCTACGTCGAGTTCGCGCTGAAGCGTCCGAACCTGTTTCAGCTGATGTTCGGAAATCAGTGCGACACCTCAGACGTGGAGCGCGTCAGAGCGACCACAGAACTCCACGAGCTACTCGCAGTGGGCCTGGCCAAGGTGTTTCCTGAAGCCGACGCGACGGCGCTCGCCACCGCCTGTTGGAGCCTGGTGCACGGACTCGCGTGCCTACATTTGGACGGGAAGCTCCCTACGACGCCGCGGACAGCGGTCGCGCCCCGAGTGCGTGGGGCGATCGAGGCGATCTTCGCCCTACCGAGCAAGCAATAG
- a CDS encoding SRPBCC family protein, with amino-acid sequence MTNQTQVERKSDREVVITRTINGPPELVFKAWTEPELFKQWWVPKSIPMTLVSCEMDVRTGGGYRLVFAMGEQKAEFFGKYIEVTPHSRLVWTNDEGGEDAIAVTTVTFEEREGKTLLTLHELYPSKEALDEEIAQGAIAGIPEQWDQLEEFIATLQ; translated from the coding sequence GTGACCAATCAGACACAGGTGGAACGCAAATCCGATCGCGAGGTGGTGATTACCCGCACGATCAACGGACCACCCGAGCTCGTGTTCAAGGCTTGGACCGAGCCTGAACTGTTCAAGCAATGGTGGGTTCCGAAGTCGATCCCCATGACCCTGGTCAGCTGCGAAATGGATGTGCGCACTGGCGGTGGGTACCGCCTGGTGTTCGCGATGGGCGAACAGAAGGCGGAGTTCTTCGGCAAGTACATCGAGGTCACTCCCCACTCCCGTCTGGTTTGGACCAACGACGAAGGGGGTGAGGACGCGATCGCAGTCACCACCGTGACCTTCGAAGAGCGAGAAGGAAAGACGCTCCTCACCTTGCACGAGCTTTATCCGTCGAAGGAAGCGCTCGACGAAGAGATCGCCCAGGGGGCCATTGCAGGCATTCCGGAGCAGTGGGATCAGCTGGAGGAGTTCATCGCTACGTTGCAGTAG
- a CDS encoding DNA alkylation repair protein, which translates to MTTNALKTFFSPQLVRRLAKELVRAHPSFPERAFIKQASDKLEDLELLDRAKHIAAALKRQLPAAYPEALDVVLRALGPEIEGDELIGVGMGPFIYLPYALFIAEHGLEHFDLSMQAQRELTKRFTAESSIRAYIAKDPERACKFFEKWARDANPHVRRLVSEGTRLRLPWASRVKWLDNNPGRVVELLNLLKDDPTTLVRRSVANNLNDLGKLHPELLTRTCAGWLEDGSTTRRQLVEHALRSAVKRGEPGALALLGFGERPAVSVERVRFNPKRVAVGGRVNVSFALRSTSRKSQELLLDLVVHFVKANGATRPKVFKLKRLTLPSGGSATIESRVSFASMTTRKHYAGSHPFEVVVNGVAHPLGTLEVSE; encoded by the coding sequence ATGACCACGAACGCCCTCAAGACCTTCTTCTCGCCCCAACTGGTCCGTCGCCTCGCAAAGGAACTCGTACGTGCCCATCCGAGTTTTCCCGAGCGCGCCTTCATCAAACAAGCATCGGACAAACTCGAAGATCTCGAGCTCCTCGACCGCGCGAAACACATCGCCGCTGCGCTCAAGCGACAGCTGCCCGCTGCCTACCCCGAAGCGCTCGACGTGGTGCTGCGAGCGCTTGGTCCGGAGATCGAGGGTGACGAGTTGATCGGTGTGGGTATGGGTCCTTTCATCTACCTACCCTATGCGCTCTTCATCGCAGAACACGGGCTCGAGCATTTCGACCTCTCGATGCAAGCCCAGCGCGAGCTCACCAAGCGTTTCACCGCGGAATCCAGCATTCGAGCGTACATCGCGAAGGACCCCGAGCGCGCCTGCAAGTTCTTCGAGAAGTGGGCACGGGACGCAAACCCACACGTGCGCAGACTGGTCTCCGAAGGAACGAGGCTTAGACTACCTTGGGCAAGCCGGGTGAAGTGGCTCGATAACAACCCAGGACGAGTCGTGGAGCTGCTCAACCTGCTCAAGGATGATCCAACAACGCTCGTACGCCGGAGCGTCGCGAACAACCTGAACGACCTAGGCAAGCTGCATCCGGAGCTCCTGACGCGCACCTGCGCTGGCTGGCTCGAGGACGGCTCAACCACTCGCCGCCAGCTCGTGGAGCACGCGCTCAGGAGTGCGGTCAAGCGCGGAGAGCCTGGGGCGCTTGCGTTGCTTGGCTTCGGCGAGCGCCCGGCGGTGAGCGTGGAACGCGTGCGTTTCAATCCGAAGCGAGTCGCAGTGGGCGGTCGCGTCAACGTCAGCTTCGCCCTCCGCAGCACCTCGCGGAAATCCCAGGAGCTGCTCCTGGATCTGGTCGTGCACTTCGTGAAGGCGAACGGGGCCACGCGGCCCAAGGTCTTCAAGCTGAAGCGCCTGACCCTCCCGTCGGGAGGCAGCGCGACCATCGAAAGTCGAGTTTCGTTCGCCTCCATGACGACGCGCAAGCACTACGCCGGGAGCCACCCCTTCGAGGTGGTGGTCAATGGTGTGGCGCATCCCCTGGGGACCTTGGAGGTGAGTGAATAG